A genome region from Triticum aestivum cultivar Chinese Spring chromosome 2B, IWGSC CS RefSeq v2.1, whole genome shotgun sequence includes the following:
- the LOC123041565 gene encoding malate synthase, with translation MPGFHSTTPAMAQSYDTPEGVDIRGRYDPEFAAILTRDALAFVAGLQREFRGAVRYAMERRREAQRRYDAGELPRFDPSTRFVREGDWACAPVPPAIADRTVEITGPADPRKMVINALNSRAKVFMADFEDALAPTWENLMRGQVNLRDAVAGTISFRDAARGGRVYKLDDRTAKLFVRPRGWHLPEAHVVIDGEPAIGCLVDFGLYFFHSHAAFRAGQGAGFGPFFYLPKMEHSREARIWNGVFERAERVAGIERGSIRATVLVETLPAVFQMDEILHELRDHSAGLNCGRWDYIFSYVKTFRAHPDRLLPDRALVGMAQHFMRSYSHLLIRTCHRRRVHAMGGMAAQIPIKDDAVANEAALELVRRDKLREVRAGHDGTWAAHPGLIPAIREVFEGHLGGKPNQIDAAAPVDAITEEDLIQPPRGPRTVEGLRLNTRVGVQYLAAWLGGSGSVPLYNLMEDAATAEISRVQNWQWLRHGAVLDAGGVAVRATPELLARVVEKEMARVQAEVGAARFRRGRYAEAGRIFIRQCVAPELDDFLTLDAYGLIVVHHPRGTPSKL, from the exons ATGCCTGGTTTCCACAGCACCACCCCGGCGATGGCGCAGTCCTACGACACGCCGGAGGGCGTGGACATCCGCGGCCGCTACGACCCGGAGTTCGCGGCCATCCTGACCCGCGACGCGCTGGCCTTCGTGGCCGGCCTGCAGCGCGAGTTCCGCGGCGCCGTCAGGTACGCCATGGAACGCCGGCGGGAGGCCCAGCGGCGCTACGACGCCGGCGAGCTGCCGCGGTTCGACCCCTCCACGAGGTTCGTCCGGGAGGGAGACTGGgcgtgcgcgcccgtgccgccgGCCATCGCGGACCGGACCGTGGAGATCACCGGCCCCGCCGACCCGAGGAAGATGGTCATCAACGCGCTCAACTCCCGCGCCAAGGTCTTCATG GCTGACTTCGAGGACGCGCTGGCGCCGACGTGGGAGAACCTGATGCGCGGGCAGGTGAACCTGCGGGACGCCGTGGCCGGCACCATAAGCTTCCGCGacgcggcgcgcggcggccgggtGTACAAGCTCGACGACCGCACCGCGAAGCTGTTCGTCCGGCCGCGCGGCTGGCACCTGCCGGAGGCGCACGTGGTCATCGACGGCGAGCCGGCCATCGGCTGCCTCGTGGACTTCGGCCTCTACTTCTTCCACAGCCACGCCGCCTTCCGCGCCggccagggcgccgggttcggccccTTCTTCTACCTCCCCAAGATGGAGCACTCCAG GGAGGCGAGGATATGGAACGGCGTGTTCGAGAGGGCGGAGAGAGTGGCCGGGATCGAGCGTGGGAGCATCAGGGCGACGGTGCTGGTGGAGACGCTGCCGGCGGTGTTCCAGATGGACGAGATCCTGCACGAGCTGCGCGACCACTCGGCGGGGCTCAACTGCGGCCGGTGGGACTACATCTTCAGCTACGTCAAGACGTTCCGCGCGCACCCGGACCGCCTCCTCCCCGACCGCGCCCTCGTCGGCATGGCACAGCACTTCATGCGCTCCTACTCCCACCTCCTCATCCGCacctgccaccgccgccgcgtcCACGCCATGGGCGGCATG GCGGCCCAGATTCCGATCAAGGACGACGCGGTGGCGAACGAGGCGGCGCTGGAGCTGGTGCGCAGGGACAAGCTGAGGGAGGTGCGCGCGGGGCACGACGGCACGTGGGCGGCGCACCCGGGGCTCATCCCGGCGATACGGGAGGTCTTCGAGGGCCACCTCGGCGGGAAGCCTAACCAGATCGACGCGGCAGCGCCCGTCGACGCCATCACGGAGGAGGACCTGATCCAGCCGCCGCGGGGGCCGCGCACGGTGGAGGGGCTGCGGCTCAACACCCGCGTCGGCGTGCAGTACCTCGCGGCGTGGCTGGGCGGGTCCGGCTCCGTGCCGCTGTACAACCTGATGGAGGACGCGGCCACCGCGGAGATCAGCCGCGTGCAGAACTGGCAGTGGCTGCGGCACGGCGCGGTGCTGGACGCCGGCGGCGTGGCGGTCCGAGCCACGCCGGAGCTGCTCGCGCGCGTCGTGGAGAAGGAGATGGCGAGGGTCCAAGCGGAGGTCGGCGCGGCGAGGTTCCGGCGGGGGCGCTACGCGGAGGCTGGCAGGATCTTCATCCGGCAGTGCGTCGCGCCGGAGCTGGACGACTTCCTCACGCTGGACGCGTACGGCCTCATCGTTGTGCACCATCCCAGAGGGACGCCATCCAAGCTCTGA